In Pseudorasbora parva isolate DD20220531a chromosome 1, ASM2467924v1, whole genome shotgun sequence, the DNA window GTTAATGATTTTATATTCAGTCAATGCTGCTTCAATTAGTCTttcagcctctctctctctctctgtgtgtgtgtgtgtgtgtgtgtgtgtgtgtgtgtgtgtgtgtgtgtgtgtgtgtgtgtgtgtgtgtgtgtgtgtgtgacatctACCTTCTGAGTGTTGTGCAGTACAGAATGTAATTGATGTGATAATCGTTAGTAAATGGTCATCTGCTTTGTGACCACTGAAGATGTGGAGACGTTGATAACAGCAGCAAAGCTCTGTGTGTGATTTAATACACAGAGAGGGATACGTGAAGGAAAGAGGGGTGCATTGAGGACAAAAAGTGTTGGCGAAAGAGGGCTGAGGGAGTTGCTAAGTGCAGAGAGATGTTCGGagtgagaaacacacacacacacacacacacacacacacacacacacacacacacacacacacacacacacacacacacacacacacacacacacacacacacacgacaggGTTATTATGCGCTAAAGCCAGGCACTCGCAGTAGTTTTTCATTCAGTCTGAATCATGAATAACATTACGGATTACAAAAGGATTACGAGAATTTATATTCTACTCTAATCTAATCTATGCCCTgccaacacacacatgcacacatgctTATTCACTCTAGAAGATAAAATTAGACCAAGACAAGCATAGGCATGTCCTGAACCTGGGAACGAATATGAGTAGAGGACACGGAGGGTGGAGGATGGAGGAAGAGGCCTGATAATATTGAGGAAGGACTGCTATCTATCCCGGGTGGTCGGATCGATGGAGGAGAGAGACAAGATCTATTTCGGCTGGTCTGTTCTCAGGTGGCTAAAGATGGTGAGAGTgggagaaggagagagagaggagggatATTTTAACTAATGTTGCATCACTTCTCAAGTTACCTCAAGGGCAGATGGGAAGAGTGGACACAGGTGATAAGCAGAGCCTCGGGCAATAGATGGAAACTGGAAAAAGAGGGGCGTGGAGAAGAAACAGGGAGGGAGGAAGAGGAGAAGGAAGGTCATTGGAGGGCGGAGGAAGACACTAGGGAAAGTCAAAAGGAAGAGAAAAAGACAGATGAAGCGGATACTTTGGCATAGCACTATTGAGTTTTTCCGCTCGATCTCCCACAGACTTCTGGGAATGCAAAGTTACAAGACATTAAAAGTCACGCTGGAAAATGCACTCAGATGCTCTTTTCTCTCCCACCACCAACATaagcaaatgcatttttatggtgTATTTTTATGCAAAACATTCTCCATATGCCCTCACTGAATTCCAtcacttaaaggaatagtttacccaaaatgaaaattctgacatTATTTACTTCCTATGTCATAAAGaacaacaacattattttataaaaaggCATTCTTTTCTtcgtagaacacaaatgaagagatTTTGAAGAATAGGGCATTGgcattagcctggatgccagccgaactcagccccgcccacaacatttgagctcaggcagttcggtctggacttgttccatagaggagtaattatgcccaaacagaaactgttcggaccaatgaaattgtcagggcgggctttagacagattagatgatggacagatgataaacagtaagagagcttgttcgtatagtttttacaacaaaactcgccaactactagccccaaacaatagcttcttgggCAGGAGAATGGCgtttttccagaaaaaaaatgccGTTTGGTGgctaaaatgttattttactaTTTTCATAAAATTTGCaatcctgggtctatatatcacataattgaggtcgtttcaacccgtggacatggaaaacaaccttTGAGAAAaccacagacttggcaacacagtgcagtttagttccgttgacatttgacaactaacgttatgcgtcactccgttgctctgattggttgtaggtctatccaattgaggtctttccagGTTCGGTTGAAATATGCCCCATAATtccagcccaatggagcaggatcagactcatattcggactagaattgagtatgtatatatatattggaattgagtatgtatatatatatatatatatatatatatatatatatatatatatatatatatatatatatatagagtaactagaattgagtatgtatatatatatatatatatatatatatatatatatatatattatatatatatatatatatatatatatatatatatatatatatatatatatatatatatatatatatatatatatataaataaatattttctttatgtttagcaagaaagaaaatcatacaggtaGAGAAAGACATAAGTGTGATACCATGTTATTAGTAGTATCACAAAACCATAACGCTAAGAAGAATCTTAATGCTCTCTGTAAGAATCTTTCAGACTAGGTTGCCCAATCAATACATTAATCAATTCAATCCTGAGGTTTAATCAGTCACTTCTATGAGAACATTATACATGTTCAAGATTCCTCCAATTTCTGGACTTGCAAGTGCAAAGTCACAGAGGACGCATCTAATTTTGTTACATAATCACAAAATTAAAATCTGCCACTATTTATTAAGTAATGTGCTGAAAAACAAGTTTAATTGAGTAAAGTCTGATTGTTCCTTGGATATATTCATCTgcattttacagtgtaatgactttgcataaattattatcttgtcattttttaaatttgcatAATTACTGCACTGTACTGTTAATGATACTGAAGAGGGGTGAAGCACAAACTCTAGCTAATGATGTGTATTTACAGGAAATACTGAATGGACACAAACGGTTGGGAATCATTATTAAAAGATAACGGTTATAGATGTGAGTCTGCCATGAGCATTGCTGGGGTTGTTACTTTGAAGCTGTAGCTTGTCAAGATAATTAAAGTATAGCCAAAATATTTTTCAAAGTAACAAAGCTACTAAAATCTAATAACAACAAGCATCTAACTACATTGAAGCTATAAGAGTGCAATTTTAGTGCTGGCAAATCGtttaattgcaattaaaatgaaatcatATCCAAACGAAAAGTTTGTGTGTATACTGTGTacaattattatgtatatataaatacacaaacatgcatgtatatatttaagaaaaatatggtATATTTATATACCAATAGCTGAAGATtcctggtcttcagctgtcatgtcTCGACGATGTCATCAGTACACTGCCGAAATGGGAATATGTtagtctgacaagccagacccacatcaagatgtttggtctggaaactcaccatagacagggctcaatccgaggggcgggataaacggttgtctttcaaactccctctgcacgtgataggatagcgctacaccaaccagagcaacgaaggtgaaacagagctcgttgatagattaaacattcgtcgtatccggtcggcaaaactccgaacacatcttccctttttaagaatgacttcagtgccgttctttgttcttttctcagagaaaagcttaactccaagtcttccagagtcgcggtcagagttgattcgaaagaccgccgttcgccagtgtCTGTGTTTACTGGAAGCACGCAAACggaactcggccgtcgtcattatggcccgcccaccgactctatacacgatgtgattggcccggcaagagttaggcgaatacagctcagaagggtattgagagttgcgaGACtacactcgtgggcagattagatttgctgccggcCTGCCGCTAGGgcgcgtctagatttctaggctaacaattTACTACAATGAATTTTACTTTCCAGTGCTACATAAGAGAGAAGACCATGAAGGGCAAATCTAAAAACTGTCACATGGAATGTGTGAAGAGTGCAACCGCACAGGGCCACGTGCTGGAATGATAGATATGAGAAACAGGCCTGTTTCAGACAAAACAATCTCACTACAATAAATCAGCGTTCCAAACAACACGCATAGGGAGAGAAGGACAGTTTAGGAGAGGATGCTAGATTATTCCTTCAGCTTGTAAAAgactagggctgtgcaatatatcgaaattatcgaaatatcgcatgTGTAAATATAACAATAAGCATATTGCAAAGGCATGCaaaatctgaatgattttaataagctatttcaacattgtgaaaagtgtacattttaggTTGAcacatatagcagagaataaaCTGGACTCACGACTGTTACTATGTGACTTGCTcgatgttaaaaataaatggaATAACTTGAGAAAAACAACTCCTTACAATCTCTCGGTGTCTGACACTCACACACcgaaacatttatatataaattatattatcagATTTGTGACAAATTtatgctaaaacactgctggtcactttcagaaattgaagcgatgctttctttcccagagagaatgtgaaacacataaatggtatcattctcagttttttttacaaatataactgaaatcgattttacacactaatagcaatatcgtaacgcatatcgcattatttaacaaggtattgcacattgaatttttcttcaatatcgcacagccctataAAATACAATGAGATATTAAAACCAGCTAATGTATTTATCATTAGGTTGTGCTAAAGTAACCTGTTGGAAAAGCTATACATTACaattatataacatttttaatgtcaCACAAATGATACATGTTTTTAAGTTAGTATTGTCACTATTTTAGTAGAGCACTTTCTCAACACTGAAAATGAGGAAGACTGAATGTTTGATTTGTAACTCATTTCAGATGAGCTTGGGTCCGCATTCTCACTCTACAGAGATGGAGCATTTCATGCTGATTCCGCTAGCTGTTTTCCTCGGATTGTACCTGTAGGATTATATGCACTTAGTGTTAAGTGACACTGTTAAAGAGCATTTGCTGAATGTGATAATGCAGGACAGAAGTCTGATGTACACTCTGATAGAACTTAATACCTCTTCGGATTCATCTTTGGGTTGAAACCCATATTTTACGATGACAACCAATGCAAGGAACAAATTGGTGCAAGAGATCAAATTACAGATATTATGGATTTTTCAGTCACAAACCTGTAATTagcattttttatgtaatgtgATTATTTAGTTCTTTTGTccttttgtctctctctctctctctctctctctctctctctctctctctctttctctctctctctctctctctctctctcttctcctgTCCAAGTGATGCACAAAGTAACAACGCCtgcattctgactttatttgtATCGATTTTTATACTATATTTGACCTCATAATTTGGTTTGTAGCTTTCATGTCATTATGATTGAAACAATCATTAGCAGAATTTTTCCATCAGTGTTGATTAATTCGGTCTTCATGTCTATTATGAGTCAAGCTCTAATTTTCAGGGAAATGATATTTGACTGGTGTATATGTGGCTCTCATTTCTCTTGAAGTGAAGCAAATAGCTCTTCTGCCAAAGAAAACTGCCACATGCTAAGGTGGGAGTGTGAAGTTACAGGCCTCTGCTTTCAAAAAAGCTCTACAATTATTGTTATATGGCCTTTCTTAGCTTTTTAGAAGTGGATAGTAGAGTTTCCACAAATTGTGTTTGTCTGCGAGTGTGGTTATGGCATAGGTTTATGCTGTAATTTTATAGGCAGTCATGCACGTGGTGCCCAAGCGTAGAAATTCCTGTGAGGAGCAACTGCATGAGTTCTTTCAGAGCTAAAGATACCACACATCAGCACCAAAAAGCTGACACTTAAAACACAATGACTGATGTCTTTCTCTTTCTGCTTTTTCTAGGTCTGTGGATCACTCCCCCTATCTACCATGCAAGACTCCCCACCCCTTCAGCCATTCAGAAAACCACATCCGTCCCACATTTTATGCCATCCTCACAAGAACACGCACTCCCCCCCATTCCCCtctcatccgtccatccatctgaGACGAAATATCCTCAAGCCCTCTGAAGCATTTCGTCAACCCTCTCCTCCGCTGTGGCCAAAGTTAACCAGCAGATACTCACCCCCAGACACCTCCTCACTGACACTGCCACTGCCATTACTGCACTGGCTGGCACTGTTCACTTGTGCCTGTTTGCTGCCTGCTCTTTTCGGTCAGATTCCAGGAGCCGTAGCCGGTGAGACGTGGGGCGTAGTCTCTGCGTGTCCCTTCCACTGCGTCTGCAGGAATCTCTCGGAATCTCTAAGCACACTTTGTGCCGACAAAGGCCTTCTTTTCGTCCCGCCAAACATTGACCGAAGAACCGTAGAGCTTCGTCTTGCTGACAACTTCATTCGAGAAGTGGGAGGAGCTGACTTTGCCAACATGACAGGACTGGTGGATTTGACACTATCCCGAAATACCATCAGTCACATCCGACCGCTTGCATTTGCAGATCTGGAAAGTCTTCGATCGTTGCACTTAGATGGCAATCGACTGTCAGAGCTGGGCCCACGAGACTTAGTAGGCATGCTAAACCTGCAGCATCTCATCCTCAACAACAACCAACTCATCAACATCTCCTCCGAGGCCTTCGATGACTTTTTACTCACTCTAGAGGACTTGGACTTATCCTATAACAATCTGCGCAAGGCTCCCTGGGATGCCATTCAGAGCATGGCCAGTCTGCACACATTAAACCTAGATCACAATCTCATTGACCAGATCGCTGAGGGGTCTTTTAGTGAGCTCTACAAACTAGCCCGATTGGACATGACCTCCAATCGCCTACAGACTTTACCACCCGATCAGTTGTTCGCTCGCTCCCAGACAGGGGTAATCAGTCCTACACCCTACAATGCTGTGATCAACTTGAATTTCGGGGGTAACCCATTACATTGCAACTGTGAACTGCTTTGGTTGAGGAGGCTAATCCGCAGTGATGATATGGAGACGTGTGCTACACCCCTTCATTTAGCGGGACGTTACTTCTGGTCTATTCCTGAGGAGGAATTTGCCTGTGAGCCTCCGCTTATTACCCGACATACACACAAACTCTGGGTTTTGGAGGGTCAAAGGGCAACACTCAAATGTCGGGCTATTGGTGATCCAGAGCCTGTGGTGCACTGGGTCTCACCAGATGACCGCATCATCGGCAATTCCAGTCGCACCACATCTTTCCGAAATGGCACGCTTGAGCTACTTGTGACTGTTGCTCGTGATGATGGTACGTACACCTGCATTGCTATCAATGCTGCAGGTGAGGCCACCTCGCTAGTTGACCTGAAGGTTATCCCTCTCCCTCATCGTGGAAATGGAACGGTATTGTTAGCTCGTGACCCAGGATCATCGGACATCACCAGAGGGAAGACCTCCGGTGGGCAAAGCCCTGGCCTGGACACTAGCAGTGACCCCCAGGAGGGACTGGAAGATAGTCAGCCAGAGGGTGAAGATGTGGTCAATGAAGGGGCTGAGGAGCAGTTGGTGAGAGTACAAGGAGTGACGTCCACCTCAGCACAAGTGAGATGGGATAAGGGTCGCATAATGGGAGCCCACCTCGTGTGGATGTATCAAATACAGTATAACTGCACTGCCGATGAGACACTAATTTACAGGTGAGACCACAACCACGGCAACCATCGATCAGGGTTAATTTCAGACTATTTACAAGTTGATTTCAGTTGAGGgagtaaaatatgtgaaaaatagattttttagaGGTCAGTTTTGACATAATTCAGAGCTGAATAAAGCCTTTTAaactataaaaaaatgaaaacaatttgAAGTGTAGGTGTATTTGAGGTatagatttttacattttactgattacaatttaaataaataaactctaaacaaa includes these proteins:
- the LOC137064013 gene encoding leucine-rich repeat and fibronectin type-III domain-containing protein 4 is translated as MQDSPPLQPFRKPHPSHILCHPHKNTHSPPFPSHPSIHLRRNILKPSEAFRQPSPPLWPKLTSRYSPPDTSSLTLPLPLLHWLALFTCACLLPALFGQIPGAVAGETWGVVSACPFHCVCRNLSESLSTLCADKGLLFVPPNIDRRTVELRLADNFIREVGGADFANMTGLVDLTLSRNTISHIRPLAFADLESLRSLHLDGNRLSELGPRDLVGMLNLQHLILNNNQLINISSEAFDDFLLTLEDLDLSYNNLRKAPWDAIQSMASLHTLNLDHNLIDQIAEGSFSELYKLARLDMTSNRLQTLPPDQLFARSQTGVISPTPYNAVINLNFGGNPLHCNCELLWLRRLIRSDDMETCATPLHLAGRYFWSIPEEEFACEPPLITRHTHKLWVLEGQRATLKCRAIGDPEPVVHWVSPDDRIIGNSSRTTSFRNGTLELLVTVARDDGTYTCIAINAAGEATSLVDLKVIPLPHRGNGTVLLARDPGSSDITRGKTSGGQSPGLDTSSDPQEGLEDSQPEGEDVVNEGAEEQLVRVQGVTSTSAQVRWDKGRIMGAHLVWMYQIQYNCTADETLIYRILPPTSDSFLLKNLVSGSDYNLCVLAIFDDTVTSMAATKVLGCTQFSTKDNYPDCRSLQAHFLGGTLTILVGGVVVVTLLVFTVALMVRHRVCSNHDNHHEIGEEVGCSGTDSPSHPAKGADVFSQSNGNGNVMMVVLPNGLVQKRKVAEGGLGSPPKPTSKVKPKTLPKPKVNLEQFRAGLEVEMGSIRPLPPYRREKEQMSLYYTPSNHSPSTLPRPSRQLGAKQLKLRPTNMNSTSKRASLSLAPPLNYNCDRRFSTGGAIVVRRGGPESQWNSSLAYQSPALSHEGPPHGALRYKRSSSFDMGEIATSACYSYAKRFSVIWTKRSQSLHGMLVQCTSATSTSTTSSGSEDFHAQHTRGYIRAYNTTNSNSNPPKAEGTTHSKNQWLKDKEKDKEKGEELEESVV